ctgagcaccagggaagccccacaaactGTTTTCGTAAAGCATTAAAAGAAAACCCACATAAACCCCGTGACTCAGCAATTCTTCTTAGAAATTTAGCTATCTACGGATGTGTGCTAAGATAGATGTACAACCATATTTACAATGGtgtcaacaataataataaattgaaaataagcTAGACTCAGTCTGGGAAATTTTCACATAACTATACACTGGAATACAAcatagccattaaaaatgaagtCTCCTTAttgacatggaaagatgttcaaaatGTATACTGAGTGGACAGAGAAGGTCTCAATGCAGTACATACTGTACTGctcatttctgtgaaaaaaaaaaaaaaatgaaattcatcaCCAAAATGTAAATATTGGTTACCTCAGTGTAGTGGGATTATAGTGATTATAGGCAATGTGTATTTTCTAGCTTTGTCCACAGTaactatttatttaataaaaacattccttttcctccttttagTTGTCTCTGTTCAATTCCCATCATACAAAGTAAAAGCAATTAAGACCTCCTGCAGCCTGGCAAACGCCAAATACTGaattacagtattttaaaaaatgaaaatttctaatCGCTATTCTAAGAAAAGACATGCAGGGTAAAGGGCAGCAGACTGTTAGTTTCTTAGACTGGAATAGAAAGTCTATAGGATTAaaaatgcctggagaatcccagggaccggggagcctggtgggctgcagcctatggggtcgcacagagtcggacacgactgaagtgacttagcagcagcaggattaaaaaaaagagtagccTCACTTCCTGTTAGAAAGGCATTTATTTCCCTTGATCTAACCTCTTGACTAGGTTCAACAAGGTCAGCAGTTGAAACTGTTTAGTATTTCACTTAactctcaaaaaataaatatgttcagAAAAACGTCTGAGTAGTAGGGAAAGGAGGAAGAGCACTTAATCTAAGAGGAGGACACAGGTCCCAGAAATTACACAGTAGCTgtgtgatggctcagtggtaaaggtgATAAAGAACCAGCTGTCAATGAAGAAGACACGGctgccatccctgggttgggaagatccctggagaaggaaatggcaacctgcttcagcatgcctgcctgagaaatcccatgggcaggggaGCGTGGtctgctaaagtccatggggtcacaaaacagttagacacaacttagcgactgaacaacaacaacaagctgtGTGATGCCAAGCTATTCACttagttatttaacttctctgaaacgCAACCTGATTACCTGGAGACTGACCATGATTATACATACTCCTAGAATCCTCCCCCACAGGGAGCCTGAAGTGGGAACTGAATGAAATCATCTTTCTGTGTAAACCACCCAATGAACACTTATGGAATGATGAATGAAGTCACCGTATACAGTAAGTGTGCCACACATCTAAAAATCTATATGAATGCAACAAAATATACCACCAATGTTTGTTACAATAGCCCCGAGAACTACACAATACAGGACCATGAATAAAAACCCAGAGTCCACAACCCTCCATGCTCCTAAATACACATCAAGGATGTAATGGAGTCCCGGGGAGAAGGCTGCTCCGTCCCTTTGGTTTCTTCTACCTCTCCTTTCCACTCACCCTTGGCATTCAGGACCTAGTAAACAGGGAAGGGCTGGTTCTATCAGTATGACTCAAGTCAATGAAAGGGTCCCGTCTTTCCAAGCACCTCAAGCAAAAGCCACATTTGAAGATAAAGGTATTCACCTCTCTTCTTGACATGTGGTGGTAGAATTTCACCACCATCAATTCAAAATTTCACTCCCTCAAATAGGCTTTTCTTTAATAAGTATCCTTTAACATCCCAAGTGGATATAATCCCAAGGTTCTCTCCACCTCCATAATATTCTGTTTGGCACCCTTCATGTTGTACTTATCACAGCCACCCCTTGTTATAAGCATCCGTATACCTCTGTCCTCCTCATTACCTCACAAATGCCAGGGGACTATCTTTAAGTGCTTGAGGGGCTTAGTACATTACAtactaatatataataaatattcaacaaaaaTTTAGTGCATGAATGGGTGATGACAAGGTAATGCAATGTCACCCTAAGAGGTTGAAACTAGAGTCAAAATAATTGGAATagcaaaaactaagaaaataaacaattacaACTCAATCTGTTCATCCAGTAAACATTTAATAAGCATCTACTTGTGCTTGATATAGCCCAGAGTATGCCATGATGAACAAGACCCAGTCTCTAGTCTCAAGGAGTTATCTTATTGACATtcaattgtacttttttttttactgtctattTTGATACAATTTTAGACTTGCAGAagagttgcaaagatagtacagagttcTCCTATCACCTTCAGGCAGCTTTCCCTATCATTAACACTTTATGTAATCATGCTACAATCAGTGAAACTAGGAAATTCACACTGCTACATTAACTACAGATTTCAATCTGATTTCCCCAGTTTTTGTAacaatgtcctttttctgtcccTCATTACACTTAGTTGTCTTGTCACCTtctctaaattatatttttaacagtCTTTTTCCTGGTTATATTAACAGTAACACATTTTCTGAAAAGtaaaagaacaagaaataaaaacaaagaataaaatacctaaaaatTCCCTTATGAAATGATAAACACTCTTAACATCTATAACTTACTGGTCTTTTTtccatgtgtatatacacataattttatatttcttccaccCAGGAATCTATATAACCTTTTGCATCTTCTTTTCTCTTACCATTTTATCAGAAACATTTTCtcatgtgtttaaaaatattatttttagtgaCACTATAGAGTCCATTGATAATGAATCATAATTAATCATTTCCTTGTCATTGGGCAGGTAAGTTATTTCCCATTTTTTACTACTATAAATAAAGTACAGTGAATATCCTTGAAATGTGAAAAACACAGTAATATATACTGTGATGGATAAGCACAGGGTATTAGTGATGTAGCCTAGAGAAACATCTAACCTAGCTTTGAGGAACAGAAACTACTTGTTGGAGGAGATTTTTCTGAGAGATGGGTTCTGAAGactgttttccttcatttattagaATCCAAACAaacaacatttactgagtgcctgttACACCCAGTTCCTATTCTGGGATCCAGAGACACAAAAGGGCCTAAGGCTTTGCTGGGGAAGCTCACTGTCTAGTCAGAGAGGCAGACACTTAAATAGAAAAAGCACAGTGGAATGAGGTAAAAGTTATTATCACAGTGCTGTATATGAACAAAATGCTCTGAGAGCTGAGACAATGTATTTTAAGAAACAACTGTAAAAGTAGACATGAAGAGCTCTTCAGGGTTAATAATAACATACATGAAATGTTTTAGTGAAATATGATCTTAATGTATATCAACTATATGAAGGAGTTCCTTAGAACAGGTAAATTATTAATAGGGATGCAAGGTATTCAAATGGAGAGAAGCACTTGTTGGAAAGTACTTGTTCTATCATATTCTATACTAGCGAAACTACAGCTATTTCTGAGAACTCTGTTTTCTTTAACTAACTTTATCGAGATATGTCCACAATGAAACGTACCCTCATATATAGTTTGATGAAATCTGACGAGCTTATATACCCACGTTACTACCACCACTAAGAGATAGAAAAGTTCTATCATCCCCCAAATttccttgtgcttcatcccagtcaagccccctccccccacatctACCCTAAAGGAGCCACTAATTTCCTTCTTGGCGTTACAGATCTGTCTTTTTTAGAGattcatacaaatgaaatcatattttATGCACTTGCTTCATCTCTGCATGTTTCTGAGATTCTGCCATGTTGTTGTGCACATCAGTAGTCCATTCCTTTCTACTGTGTGAATGTCATATTTATAAGCCCATGGATAGactgaaaaaaatctgattaTTACTGAAAGGAAGGGCATACGAAGGACTTTCATGTGGTGAACAGGCTTGTTCTGGGTTATTCCAGAAAAGCAGGACCCACACTCACAGGGGTTCACAGAGGCCGTAAGGTACTGGAATGGAAGCAGCATGACTGACAAGGATGCCGCTGAAGGGATTTTAACTTTAGCAAGAGCCAGGCTCAACACTGTCAGTGTTTCCTCCAACCCTGAAGGGCCATGATTCTGTAATTCTcgtaaatgagaaaaatgttatGCCATTATTAATGACTAGTATCTCACTCTACATTTTTTAGACAAATGTGCTGTTCTGTCAGCTCTAGAGGTAGCAGAGCACACAGCTTCAAATGTCATAGGACGGGCTGTCGTCGTTTAGTCACtcggtcttgtccaactctctgcaaccccatggactgtagctcaccagactccacCGTCCATGgaaggcatgaatactggagtggtggtcattcccttttccagggtatctttccgacccagggatagaatcgaGGTCTCCTTCAGTGaggagaattctttactgtctgagccaccggggaagcactAAGAGGCGGGTAGGGAGTGTTTAAAACCAGATAGATTTAAGTCTAAGTTAAGTCTCTATTCTGCTACTTACTATGCACCCAGAACTTAGCTTCTCTATGCCatagtttcttcatttgaaaattgaaataatgaTGAATGTGCTTGCTCCAAACCAAAAATTAGATAAATCTTGTTTTTATTCCCTAGGGAATAGGATAGGGAATACATGAGATCTGATAGATAAGGGGAACTAGCAAAGTCCAAGGTATGAAGGGAGTGTCTAGAGtggagaaaataaattatgaCCCATAGGTCAAATCCTGCCATGGCCTGGTTTTGCATGGCtcactaactttttttttcccccaaccttttccatttttaaaaagttatagaaGACAACAAAGAAGAATATGCTACACAGACCTTGTGTGACCCAGAAAGCCTATATTACTGACTATCTGAAATTTACAGAAATACTTGGCCAAGCCCCAGGTCTAGAGCAGACAGGGCTCAATGTGGCTTCTGGTAAATTATATGGCTTTAAAGAGACAAACATAAAGACTGTCCATCTGGTTAAATGAGTGCAGTAGGAAGAATTTCCTTAAATATGTCTGGGCCTTgagttccttatctgtaaagtgaagataaaaatggtatctcttaacttctgcTTCAGGCCATGATTAAGCAATTAGTACCAGACTTACCCTCCCATTAAAAACAACTTGAAAACgggaaaaaatatatgaaacaagaggatgagatggttagataacattatggctcaatggacatgaatctgggcaaactccgggagacagtgaatgagggaagtctggtgtgctgcagtccatggggccacaaagaattggacacaagttaacaactgaacaacaatcaggTATGAAACCACTGTTTCTATCTTGAACAACAGTCAGCCCAGTGACTTGTGATGGAAGGGAACCAAGGAAGTGAGTCCTGTGAAGGCTCTGGCTTTCCACATGGAGGCCCCTTCCAGACTGTGGCAACAAGAGAAAGAATGGAAGCAGAACACAGTGGGCTAAATGACTGGGTCTCCTTGAGTCTTCGGCTGAATGCCAACCTGTAAGGTTTGGGCAAAGACAAACTATTGGAGAAAACCCAGCACTACACAGCTTAAAACTGAACGATTCCTAGAATTGATACCCGAGTGGGAGATATTTGAGTTTCAATCAGCCAGAGTGGAGAGACTTCAATGACTGCTCGAAACATGCAGTAGAGACCTTTAGGAGACGGCTAAATTTGAAACCTAGAATAAAAGCAACTCTAGATCTACCCTAAGAGTTTAAAATCTAATccagaaaaaaatcaatctgaTCCACAAGTGATTTAACTGCTTGCCAAAATAAAACTTAGCCCTCTTTAAAGAAAGACAACAAAATCAAGATACCAAGTGATGTAACATTCATAATATACAACGTCAGAAGAAATTACTATAAATGCAAAAGAGACAGGAAAATGTGACCCATAGCTAAGAGAAAAAATATCAgtcaacagaaacagattcagaaaGGACCAATATGAAAGAATTAGCAGATAAGGATTTTAAAACAGTTGTAACACTATACAGGAGGcattgaccaaaaccatcccaaataaaaagaaatgcaagaaggcagagtggttgtctgaggaagacttacaaatagactagaaaagaagagaagcgaaaggcaaaggagaaagggaaagatatatccaactgaatgcagagttccagagaacagcaagagagattaaaaaaaaaaaaaaaggcttaagtgaacaatgcaaagaaatagaggaaaacaatagaatgggaaagactagagatctcttcaagaaaattagagatgccaagggaacatttcatgcaaagatgggcataataaaggacaaaaaggatctaacagaggcagaagagattaagaagaggtggcaagaatacacagaagaaccacaagaaaaaggtcttaatgacctggataaccacaatggtgtggtcattcacctagagccagacaacctggagtgtgaagtcaagtgggctttaggaagcattacaatgaacaaagttagtagaggtgatagaattccagctgagctatttaaaatcctaaaagatgatgctgttaaagtgctgcattcactatgtcagcaaatttggaaaactcagcagtggccgtgggactggaaaaggtcagttttcattccaatcccaaagaaatgcaatggcCAAGAATATTCAGACCAccatacaactgtgctcatttcacaagctagcaaataatgctcaaaatccaagctaggcttcagcagtatgtgaactcagaatctccaggtgttcaagctggatttaagaaaggcagagaaaccaaagaccaaattgccaacatccatcgggtcatagaaaaaccaagggaattccagaaaaacatcgacttctgcttcactgactatgtgaaagcctttgactgtgtggaaactggaaaattcttcaggagatgggaataccagaccaccttacctgcctcctgagaagcctgtatgcaggtcaagaagcaatagttaaaactggacatggaacagcagactggttcaaaatcgggaaaggagtacgtcaagactgtatatttatttatttatttattatttattttttttttttagagtgaaCTGTACTTTAATTTACTGCCATTGTCAATCTATGAACAACACaggtattattttgttttttttccatgaagGGAGATGGTTTCCAATCTGCTATAATACGTGCTCACAGCTTCACCTTGAACATGCAGCATTCAGGCTGAACTCAGGGTAGAttattcctttttcactttcacaattttTACGCTGCTGCCAGAAGTCTTCATGGCGTTTGCTTTGAATTCGGTCTTCAGTGCATCTCTGACTGCTTTTGCACAGATCTGGGAGTATCGGATGTAGCTGAGTCCAGCCTGTCGCCAATACGCCACCATGATGTCGCGAGAGGGGGCGTGTCGGGCCGAATCGCGAAGACCTGTCAATGTCGGCTCAGGCCGCGACCCGGCTGCCCGAGactgtatatttatttaacttacaaggcttatttaacttacatacagagcaCATGACACTAAATGCTAGATTGGAAGAACcataagttggaatcaagattgctgggagaaataccagtaacctcagaaatgtagatgataccactttaatggtagaaagtgatcAGGAaacaaagagcctcttaatgagggtgaaagaggagagtgaaaaagctggcttaaaactcaacattcagaaaactaagatcatggcatccagtgccattACTTcacacaaatagatggggaaaaagtaaaaacagtgacagactttattttcttgggccccaaaaacactgtggatggtgactgcagccaagaaattaagtcacttgctccttggaagaaaaaccatgacaaacctagacagtgtattaaaaaacagagacatgactttgcctactaaggtccatatagttgaagctatgatttttccaatagtcatgtaagatatgagagatggaccataatgaaggctaagcaccgaagaactgatgctttcgaactacgGTCCTCAAgatgattcttgagagtccctttgacagcaaggagatcaaaccagtcaatcctaaaggaaatcaactgtgaatattcattggaaggactgatgctaaagctgaagctccaatactttggtcacctgatatgaagagccaattcattagaaaagaccttgatgctgcgaaagattgaagacaggaagagaaggggatgacagaggatgagatggctggatggcgtcactaattcaatggacatgagtttgagcaaactctgggagataatgaaagacagggaagccgggagtgctgcaattcacggggtcgcgaacagtcagacactacttaacaactgaacaacaataactataAATGTGTTCAAGAACTTAAAAGtatgaacaaaataagaaataaaaaatgaaaaataatcaaacACAACTTTTAgagctgaaaagaaaaatttactgGCTAAGCCAAGCTGCACAACAGACACAACTGGAAAGatttattaactaaaaaaaaaaaaaaccgagcACAGCTTCAGTGACCTGTAGGTAAGAAAAGTATCCCAGGATGCCGTGTCGTCATCAAACTGCTGACAACCATAGAGAGAAAATCTCATAAAGCAGTCAGAGAAAAACGGCAAATTACACACAGGTGAACAAAGCTGAGACTCATACCTGACTTCCTGTTAGAAATAATACAAGATAGATGACAACAGGATGACACCTTTAAGTACAGAAAGATAGAAACTGCCCATCTAAAATTCAACAGTCAGTGTAGAGtcttcaaaaatgaaggagaaatagagaTTTTTCAACAAACAAAAGAGGACAGAATTCACTGCCATCAGATCTTTTCTACAAGAAATTCTGGAGTCTTTCAGGCTAAAGAAAACTGGTAACAAATGGACAGTCAGATCTAAACAAAGGAAAGAATGACAGGCATTGGAAGTGGCAAATATGTGGGTAAATGtaaaagacttttcttttttcactttataaaaatttcactaaaagcaaaaattggggtggagagggaggtgggaggggg
This genomic stretch from Cervus elaphus chromosome 22, mCerEla1.1, whole genome shotgun sequence harbors:
- the LOC122680251 gene encoding ATP synthase subunit epsilon, mitochondrial; its protein translation is MVAYWRQAGLSYIRYSQICAKAVRDALKTEFKANAMKTSGSSVKIVKVKKE